tgctcatattggttcctacatattctacaaagatctttatcggtcaaaccgcataacaacatacgtcattccctttgtcatcggtatgttacttgcccaagattcgatcgtcggtatcatcatacctagttcagtctcgttaccggcaagtctctttactcgtttcttaatgcatcatcccgcaactaactcattagtcacattactttcaaggcttatagtgatgtgcattattgagaggacccagagatacctctccgatacacggagtgacaaatcctaatcttgatccatgccaacccaacaaacaccttcggagacacctgtagagcatctttataatcacctagttatgttgtgacatttgatagcacacaaggtgttcctccggtattcgggagttgcataatctcatagtcagaggaatatgtataagtcatgaagaaagcaatagcaataaaactaaatgatcattatgctaaggtaacagatgggtcttgtctatcacatcattctctaatgatgtgatcccgttcatcaaatgacaacacatgtatatggccgggaaacttaaccatctttgattacaagctagtcaagtagaggcatacttgggacactctattttgtctatgtattcacacatgtactaagtttccggttaatacaattctagcataaataataaacatttatcatgatataaggaaatataaataacaactttattattgactctagggcatatttccttcacaaataccatcgtcttatatatcaatctttacctctcgaccatttcgagactcctcgtcatgtccgtgatctcacccggaactccgaacaacattcggtcaccaaatcatataactcatataacactatatcgtcaacgatcgttaagcgtgcggaccctacgggttcgagaactatgtagacatgaccgagacacctctccggtcaataaccaatagtgtaacCTGGATGCCcagattggctcctacatattctacgaagatctttatcggttgaaccgttatgacaacatacgtaattccctttgtccatcggtatgttagttgcccgagagtcgatcatcggtatcttcatgcctagttcaatctcattaccggcaagtctttttactcgtttcataatacatcatctcataactaactccttagtcatttgcttgcaagcttgcgatgtgtattaccgagagggcccagagatacctctctaatactcagagtgacaaatcctaatctcgatctatgccaactcaaaaaacaccttccgagatacatgtagagcatctttatgatcacccagttacttgtgacgtttgatcgcacacaaggtattcctccggtatccgggagttgcataatctcataattggaggaatatgtatttgacatgaagaaagcaatagcaataaactgaacgatcattatgctaagctaacagatgggtcttgtccatcacatcattctcctagtgatgtgatcccattatcaaatgacaacacatgtccatggttaggaaaccttaaccatctttgatcaatgagctagtctagtaaaggcttactaaggacatggtatttgtttatgtattcacacatgtatttaagtttccgatcaatataattctagcatgaataataaacatttatcatgaataagaaaatataaaataacaactttattattgcctctagggcatatttccttcagatataaCCCTTTATGATACCCCCAACATTTCTTAAAGAATGCACTGGTGAAGCCATCCAACCCGGGTGCCTTGTCACTTGGCATGTCATTGATGGCCTCCTTGACCTCTTCTTCCGAGATGGGGTTGTCAAGTTCATACAAGTCGTGAACCTCCAAGTTGAGTTCATTCCAATTAAAATCTTTGGCACTCTAGTCTCCCGTCCCATGATGTCGGAGAGGTGCTCATGTATGATCTTCTCCTTGGTTTTGTGGTCGGTGACCCAACCTTGCCGATGCATGAGCCTATGGATGTAATTCTTCCTCCTTGCATTGGTGGCGATGAATTTTTGTGTGTGTTCGCGTCTCCTTCCTTTAAATTGGTAATCCTCGCACACTACAAAATTCGTGTTCGCATCTTCTTCCTTTAAATTAGCAATCCTCGTACATTGATCCCTGTCCCCTTAGCTTGGTCGCATATGTCTTCAGATATTTCTAGCCATATATGGTTGCTAGCATAGGTAACATTTTGTTGAAATTCATATCACTTGAGGTTGTTGAAACCTTGACGAATATGTTTATGTGTTAGGCTATAATTAGTGAAGTGCTACGTGTTTGAATCAAACATGTGTAGCCAAACCTAATATCTAAAAGCACGGTGTAGCCAAAACACACTGCACCGAACTAAAAGGCTAGATAGAAAGGTCGTGAGAGGGATGGACCGGGCGGCAGATCATCTATGGCGTGATGATAGAGAGATGATGCTAAATATATTATGTTAATTTAGTTCACGTGGAGAAGTGTCCATAGTCATGTCTTAAAAATTGTAGGCGTTTACTTTGAACCTTGTTAGGTTTCGTCGTGTAATCGGGTACCTCGTATGCCCACATACGCTTTGGATTTCTAGGAAATGTGGCCAAGATGTACCACAATTTTAAACAACTGGGAGAGAGTGAAATGTAATGAACATGCTTTACTATGCCTTTACCTCGAAGCAGTGTTTTATtaaaatctttgcatggtatcttcgtcgAGGAGTCATTCTTAGCAAAGATTATCTTCATTAAGAGGAAGTGATATGGAAGTACACATTGTGTGTTTTGTCATCAATGAGACAATAAAACACTTGTTTTCCATTGCAAAATGGCTCGTTCTATATGATCAATCATTCAAGTAGCTTCTAGCTTGTATCCTCCACCTAATGTTGCAAATATATACGACAACTGGTTATATGGGATTGAATACAGGTTTAGAATTATTTTCAAGGCGGGAGCGCTTGCCGTTATTTGGTCGCTTCAGCTATgttgaaatgataaggtttttaatgATAAAAGTACTTTTTTTATGCAGGTTATCTATAGATGCACTAGTACGCTTCGTTTATGATCGTCTTTACAATGTGTGGAGAATTGATATCTGTTTACGGAGGTGCTTACATGATTGGAGGCCACGGCAAGAGACATTTTTACCTAACATGGATGACAACATGATTTTTGGATTGGCCCTCCTACGTCTTAGGCGTACTTGGTTATGCTTGTGTGCATCTCATTTATACCGAGGCGGGATTAATGTTTAAACCTTTTGAGTAATAAAACACCCTTTTATCGAAAAAATAATGTAAGTCGAAATGTGCTCTGCACGTAGACGATCACTGGTTGAAAGAGCGCGCTTTTGCTTTTTTGAGGAAAGAGACAGCGCTGTTTTAGCTTCTCAGGAAATGAATCTGAGTCTGTTTTCTCTACAGAAAAAACGTGTCTATCAACCAACATTCTGATGAGGCTAATCTTGGACAATTTGCCCAGCAATAGCATCCACACACAACCTGTCTGGTAGATTGGATTTGCCGGTGCGTGCAGCTCTCTTCCTTTTATGACCTTGGAGGTTGTTTCGTTGTCAATCACCTGTCTCCTGGTTTATGTACGATAAAGGAATATAACACAGGCACGTTACGATACTGCAGAAGAACAGGGGCGTGGGGCAACCGGGCGAATGTCTAGAGTTTGAATTGTCTTCTAATACCATTTTTAGAGGAGAGAAAAAAGAGCAAGAAGAATAGTGTCCGATGAATGCGTCCCTTTTCCCCTTCTTTCGACCTGGACCCGTCAAAGGCTAGCGAATATCCTTGGAATTGCAAGACCAAGATAGAACAAACTCGTGCAAATTCTGCTACCATTCACGGGACCGATGGCACGGGCAATGAGGTACAGAATTCAGGATTGCGATAGCCAAGGCAGTAAGATGCATAACAGCCGCTGCGTGCCTCTGAGATAAGAGAAAAGATGGGCAGCAGCAGCaatacacaagagcaacatcagCGTGGGGAACGAACATGTATGTAGGTTCTTGTACACGTTTAAGTTCTTATGAGCTCTCCTGGTCCTCGGCAGCTTCCGGCGCCTGCTCCTCTTCCTTGGCTGCCTCTGGCTCGTCGGCGTTCTTGGCCGAGGCGGGCTTGAGCAGGTTGCTGTAGCTGCCCGTCTCCTTGAACAGCTGCCAGAAGTGGTTCTGGCAGTATAGGATCCCGTTAAGGGAGGCGCAGGATGCGGTCGTCAGGATGCAGCCGCCGTGAGCGCACTTGAAGCAGGTCTTGTGGTAGGGCTCGCCCTCCAAGGTCATCTGCCAAGGAATTGAAATTATCAGACAGACTTTTGCATATGGAAAACGAGGCAACAGGCGTATGCGTAGTCTGTCGTGTCCAAAAGATTACTCATGAAATTTGGGTAGGTTGATCAAGGACTGAAATGATGCAAACAGATATATGCATGTTCATTTTATTGCTCTTGAATTTTGTTAGTCAAAAGTTGAGATTTCCCAGTTACCGAAGTTTCCACTGCTTAATCGTGACCGGCTTAATCGTTCAAGAATGGAAATTTCTTACCTTCTCCAATGGGTACACAGTCTTCTTGCAGGCAGCACACTTGTCCTGAGTTCCACAGAACACAGAGCCATACTTGTTTGGGACCTTAGACTGTAAGGGAAAAAACGACTTATGAGCTGCaatctgtgacaaattgggaaataATGATATTGCTGATTGTACTCTACGAAATACTCGCATTAAATCAGCAGCAAAGGATAACCTATTGGGCTGCAATACATATTTTTTCATAATCATTTCACAACAAATATAAGTGTGGCCCACAGAATGGCGAGAAAGCAATACCTGCTCATTATTTGCCTTTGCGCCTGAACAAAAAAAAAGAACAAGTACAATGTGATGAGATTTCTGTTGTAATTGCAAACAAAACAACAGCGGGAAGAGCAATGCAGGACAAACTTACATGTGGGGAAGTTTTTCTTGAAGCTGCCTGTTTCCTTGAAAAGCTGCTCAAAATGAGTCTTGCAGAAAAGAACTCCATCCATGGAGGAGTAGCTGCACATCTAGAAATAGTGCAGTTCAACGTGAGCTCATGCACAAGACATAATTCAGAAGATCACAGAGCAAAGGGATGTGAGAAACTGATGCATCCGACAGCAAATGTCAAGAAGGGGGCATTACCGAAAGAGTGCCTTTGCAATGGCTGCATTTGAAGCAATACTTGTGGTAGGGAATGCCATCCGCAGTAAGGAGGTCAATGAAATGAACGGTCTTGTCACAAGCCTTGCACTTGTCCTGTGTACCATAGAATGTCATCTTGATATTCTTGGTGGTGAAACCTAGCGAAATATGCCACTCAGTTGCTAACAAGAGTTGTCTGGCTCAAGCCTTCTAATGCTATCAAGATAACCTGTCTTCGGCTCTCGATCTGCGACCTAATAGAAGCAGATGAAAGCCAAAGAGAGGTTGGACCCAGAAGCAGTGGAAGGCTTTAAATGAATGCCTGAAACCGGATTTGGGAGAGGTAGAAGTTAAAATAGAAGAGGCTAGGCTCTAACACCAAGCCACAGGAAAAGGTCAGAGATGGGAATAGATGTGCCACGTCATAATGCTAACTTTGGAGATTACTCCTTGCACGGTTCTAATTTGTGGTTATTCTCCTATACAAAGTGTTCAACTATATTTAGTGTCCAAAGATAACTAAATACTAACAATAGTCCAGGACATAGGGAGAAGTATTGCGAAATTAGAAGGCGTTGTTATCTGTCGGTCAAGTTTTTCTTGCACGAAGGTGATCGATGTTAAATCTATTCTTAGTGCACCCAGAAAGACACACATGCATTCTCAATATAACCAGAAAAAACATGCTCGTTTACAGCACATATGATAAATATATCAAATAACATGCACTTGAATATACAATGAATAAACACCAAGACCTTGTTTGGCCTTGAACCCAAACAGCTTTTCAGAGACAAAGAAACGATGCAGCAAAAGCTTATATAAAAATTCAAGGCACAAAAAGATAACTCCTAGAATTATCTAAATGAGCAATTCAGTTGCTAGTAGCTTTAGTCTATGAAATGGAGAAACAAGAGAAATGAAGGTGAAACATTACCAATTTGGATTCACATTATGTACATACTCTATTTTCTCAGGGCCACAAACCAACAACAGGATACCTCTGATCTAGCTTCAGTCCCAAGAATTTGCTCTGCAAAAGAGTGACCTGTCAGTCCTGTCTGCTTCAATGCAAAGTAAAGTTACGATGGATGTGCAGGAAAAGTACCTGACAATTAGTCAGTCTATTCTCTATCTTCCAACAAGGAATGCCGGTATGAAGAGTATCCGGATTTGACACAATAATTTTTGAAGAATCGAAGCTTGGAAAACATTGTTATTCCAAGTTTGAAAATTTGCATGGTTATTCGTATCATAATATAGTTCGCTGTTTGTACACTCCAAAGCAGAGCGAATATATTTAAACAAAAATGGGCTACAGTGTTGTACAAGCGCCCACATAGGCAGAAACAAAAAATGAGGTAGTACAACATGTTTGCGCCTAGTCAACGTCAGAATAAAAAGGCCTTCAAGTCTCCCATTCTTCAGCCAGGTAGTTGTATTGTGGATGCCAATCATAAATAACAATAGGCTCCGGTGTATGGTGGTCTAGTAAACAGACACTTCAATCTGAACCTTGTATTCCAACCAAATTTACTTGAGAAATCTCGAGACATCACCAAGAAGACACAAGGAGAATCAGGTCTTAATCAATCTTAAGACATCGCCAATGAGATGCAGGGAGCCAGTAACCAAGACCTGATTCAGTACACAAAAACAAACCTATAAGAATTGAGTAGGAAAGTAGTTGCAACTTGCAAGAGAATAAATACAGATACATAACACATGTTCTTAGTCATGGATTAGCAGAACTGAATAAACATAAAGCAAACCAAAACACCAGTGTAATAAAATGGCAGGTATAAATCATGGAATAGCAGAACCAGAAGAagtaaacaaacaaacaagcaaatgAACGTGAATTGAACAAGTAGAAGAATAATATATGCCAAAAGGACAGACAATTACATACATGTGTGAATGAGGGTCAGTAAAGGATAAGTGATAGCGAATCCTAAAATGCCTAGAAGGGGGTAGCTAGTTATGGAGGGCTGGGTGAAATACTCCAGTCATCGCATGACATAATGTAGTACTGCTATGTCATGAAGGTACAGGAGAAAGGGAAGGGGATAGCCCAACAGCCAAAGCAAAAGTGGACAAGACCagtggtaggactagggttcctaccaggCCTCCGGCGCAGATTGTATGGGCAAGGAGGAGGGGGACGAGGGCTGGAGCGGGCGCGCCGGCGGACAGGCGCCGGCGCGGCTAGggttggaggcggcggcggctagggttccggctcctcaaggagccgggcaacagaagattataatatctttattgcttgatctcaacagtgtcttacaactagtatttataactttagcctaagataacttgcctaagataacttgtggggcaagcccctaatactaatgcCCGGTGGCCCTCTTCCTAGTATAGACCaaaccggtcataacatctctccccgcctgcgcaaacagctcgtcctcgagctgaaagtctGGATAGTGTTGGCGAAAATCCTCACGCTGCTCCCAAGTAGCCTCCTCCTCCGGAAGGCCCGCCCACTGGACGAGGACAAACCAGACACCACGACGGAGCTGTGCCTGCAACACCTTTGCCGGCTCTGGAAGAATGCGACCATCGGCGGTTGGCGGAAGCGCCGGAGGAGCCGCCGGTGGCTCGCCACGGAAAGGCTTGAGCAGCcccacatggaagacgtcatggatGCGAGCGCAGGCTGGAAGCTGAAGACGATAGGCCACCTTCCCAATGCGCTCCAAGATAGGGAAGGGCCCGGCGTAGCGAGGCCCGAGCTTGCGCTTGGCGCGCGGGTCAAGTGACTGCGTAGAGCGGTGGAGAAGACGCAGCCACACCCAATCACCGACCGCGAACTCCGCCTCGCGATGATGATCGTCGTAGTAATGCTTGGCCAGCTGCTGGGCCTGAAAGAGACGCTGACGGACCTCAGCAAGCATCTCGTCACGGGTGCGGATAAGGTCACCCGCAACCGCTGTCCGAGCCGTCTCCGGGTCCACCGGTAGTATAGGCGGGGGTGGTCGACCATAGACCACCTCAAACGGCGTAGCGCGCAGGGCGGAGTGAtaggaggtgttgtagcagtactccgcccaagagagccagtccacccaagcgcgaggccgatcacctgtcacacaacgcaaatacatggcaatgaCCTTGTTAACCACCTCGGACTGACCGTCTGTCTAGGGATGGAACGCCGTACTCAGGCGGAGCTGGACacccgccatcctgaagaggttgcgcCAGACATGGCCCGTGAATACTGGGTCCCTATCACTGACGATCGAAGCAGGGCCCGGGCCACGGACGCCGCCGTGTACGGATGGCCGAGCGCGATGAAGTGGGCgtacttggagaagcggtcgaccaccgtgaggatgccgacttgccgcccaccttggggaggccctcgatgaagtccatggagataTCCGCCCAGACCTGAGACGGCACCTCCAAGGGCTGAAGTAACCCAGACGGCCGCAGGGTCTCTGTCTTGTTGCGCTGGCATGTCTGACAAGACCGAACCCAGTCACGGACCAGGGCGCGATCGCCAGGGATGTAGAAGTCGGCGCGAAGACGATGGAGGGTTTTCTGCACACCCTCATGGCCTGCCGAGTGGGCGAGCTGTAACACCTAGTGACGGAGATCATCATGCGCCGGAACAAAGATCCGGCGCCCATGGAGAAGCAGTCCGTCAGAGAAGCGCCAAGGCTCCTCCAGGTCACCGGACGTGAGCTGCTGCCAAAGAAGGACGGCGTCGTCAGCCGTCGCAGTTGCGCGGCGGATGTCGGCGAAGAGACCGAGCGTCGGCCCGGAGCGGATGCACAGGACCGCCCCGGCAAACTCGTTGACGAAGGGAGCGATGTCGGAGTCGCGACGGGACAGCGCATCGGCCACGGTGTTAAGGCGACCCGGCCGATACTCGACGGAGAAGTCGAAGCCGAAGAGCTTGCTGATCCACTTGTGCTGTGGCACGGTCGACAGTCGTTGGTCCAGCAAGAACTTCAGGCTGTAGTGGTCCGTGCGAATGTGGAAGGACCGTCCCCACAAGTACAGCCGCCAATGACGAACAGCCTGCACAAGGCCAATGAGCTCCCGCTCGTATGCCGCCAGCTTGAGATGGCGAGGAGCGAAAGGCCGGCTGAAGAAGGCGAGGGGTCCATCGCCCTGATGAAGCACGGCGCCGAAACCAGCGCCCGAGGCGTCACGGTCCACCACGAACGGGCGGTCAAAGTCGGGCATCTGGAGGACGGGGcccgtcgtgagggcccccttgagggcctcgaatGCCGTCGTCGCCTCGTCGTCCCAAGCGAAAGCGTCGCGGCGAAGCAACCGCGTGAGGGGCGCCGCGATGAGCCCGAACTCCCGGATAAATTTTCGGTAGTAGCCGGCGAGGCCGAGGAACCCGCGGAGAGCCCGCGGCGAGCGAGGTGTCGGCCATGCGGAGACGGCCgccaccttgtcggcgtccatAGCCACCCCGTCGGCAGAGATGACATGGCCGAGGTAGGCGACGGTAGGTgtcccgaacgagcacttcgagcgcttaaggtggaggtggtgtgcccgaagctcgttgaagacgatggtGACGTGCTGGAGGTGCTCAGCCCAGGTGGCGCTAtagataagaatgtcatcaaagaaaacaagcacaaaccGCCGTAAGTAGGGCCGGAGGACGTCGTTCATCAGGGCCTGGAAAGTCGCTGGGGCGTTGGCGAGGCCgaagggcatcaccaagaactcaAAGTGGCCATGGTGGGTAAGAAACGCCGTCTTAGCGATGTCGTCGGGATGCATACGCACCTGATGATAGCCCGACCGGagatcgagcttggtgaagaagcgcgccccATGGAGCTCATCCAAGAGCTCGTCGACCACCGGTATAGGGAACTTGTCCTTGAGCGTGAGCGCGTTCagggcgcggtagtcgatgcagaaacgCCAAGTGTCGTCCGACTTGCGGACGAGCAGCACCGGGACGGTGAAGGGTGACGTGGAGATCCGGATGATGCCCGCGGCGAGCATAAGGGCACACTGGCGCTCCAACTCATCCTTCTGCAGCTGAGGGTAGCGGTAGGGCCGAACCGCCACGGGAGGGGTACCCGGCATGAGGTGAATATGATGGTCGTACACCCGGGTGGGCGGAAGACCCCGTGGCTCGTCGAAGAGGTCGCtgtgctgctgcagaagggaatccAGCAGGGGTTGCTCGGCCTCCGAGGACACGGCGATCAGCTGGAGATGTGGCACGGCTGGCGCAGCGCCCCCAAGGCCGTCCCACCGGACGCGGCGGCCCAGCCACCAGAACGTCATCGTGAGCGCGTCGAAGTCCCATAGGATGGGACCGAGGGTCCGGAGAAAATCTACcccgaggatgaagtcgaagcagccgAGGTCGATCCCTGCACAGGTAATGGAGAGGTGTTCGCCACCAATGGAGATGGGAACGTCGCGGGCGAGCCCATGACACCGGAGGCGATCACCGTTCGCCACCGTGATCCGCAGGCGCTCCCCGCCCGTCGTCGGAAGGGCTAGCCGACGCATGGTCGCCTCGGGCAAGAAGTTATGGGTGGAGCCAGTATCCAGCAGGGCCACCAGCCGCTCGTCATGGATCATCACCGGCAGCAGCATGGTCCGCTCGCCACGGATGCCGGCGAGGGCGTGGAGGGAGACAACACACGCCGTCGCCGTGGGATCCGCGGGCGTGTCCGCGGCCGCCTCGGGTGGTGGTGTCGCGTCGGTCGAGTCGTCCACCTCGGTGTAGTCGACCAGCTCCAAGTAAAATAGGCGGGGGCAAACATGGGTCGGTGTGTAGGGCTCATCGCAGTTGAAGTAGAGTCCTTGACGGCGACGCTCCTGCTGCTCAGCCGGTGACAACCGATGGAAAGTCCGTGTGGTGGCCGGGGGCGCGGCCATCGCGGCTGGAGGAGGCCGGCCCGGTGCTAGAGGAGTCGGCGCTGGTCGACTGGGCTGGCGGCCGCCCCGTCCGGGCTGTTGCTGCAGTGCCTGGGCCCGCTGCTCGAAAGCCCGGGCGTActacatggccgtctggaggtcGGGGGGATCCCGGAGCTCGACGTCCACGCGAATATGGTCCGGCAGAGCGCCCACAAATAACTCGGCGCGCTGAATCCCGGAGACGCTCggcgcgtggcacgccagggcctggaagcggtcggcgtaGTCCTGGACCGTGGATGTGAACTGTAAACGGCCGAGGGCCGCCAGGCGGCTCCCGCGGATAGGAGGCCCGAACCGGAGAAGACAGAGCTCCCAGAAGCGCTCCCAtggtggcatgccgccctcgtcctgctcgagggcgtagtaccaggtctgCGCCGCGCCGCGGAGATGATAGGACGCGAGCCAGGTACGATCCGAAGCGAGCGTCCGTTGTCTGCGAaagaactgctcgcactggttgagccagttgagagGGTCCTCCGTGCCCTCGTAGGTGGCGAAGTCCAGTTTGGCGAAGCGAGGGGGTGTCAGACCGCCGTGCCCGGGGGCTGCTGCAGTCGGCGGCAGCGAGTGTGCCGGGTCGAGAATCTCCGGGGCGTAGGTCGCCGAGCCGGAGGGACGGTCAAACCGGAGGGAAGGCGTCGGGTGCTCCGGCGCCGTGGTATACACCAGGCCCGAAGACGAGCCGGCCGCCCACGCGGGTATTGGCGATGGCGATGGCGGAAACTGCACCTGGTGCAGGGGCCGACCAGTGGGCCGGGGCACGGGTGGTGATGTTGTCGACGGTGGCGGCGCCTGGTGGAGCTGCGGCGCCGCAGCCAGCGTCGAAGTAGCCGGCGGGGGCGCCTGGAGAAGCTGCTGGGAAGGGTCCCCCAGCGGTGCGATGGCGGCCGGCCACGCGGGCCAAGGGTTCCCCGCGGCCGGGTAGTGctgcagcagcagcggcggcgggggcAGCCCGCCGTAGGGCGACTGGAAGGCCGGGGCGGGCCACTGGAGCGGCGGCGGCCCgtaggcggtggtggcggcgctcggcgGCGGGGGCTGGTTCCCGGCGAGATAGAGGCTGATGCCCTTGACCGCCTGGACGAGCTCCCGAAGGGTACCCGAGACCTCCTCGGGCGAGAGGATGGGGGGCGGCTCCGCCGCAGTGGCGGTCGACGCTGTCGGGGTGGCCGTCCCGGACATGAGCGCCGGCATGGACGCGGACGGGGCTGGCGGCAGCGTAGGTGAGGCGGTGGTGTTTGGCAGCGGCGGCTGTGATGGAGGAAGCGACATGATCGGCCTGGTGCtctggataccaaattggtaggactagggttcctaccaggCCTCCGGCGCAGATTGTATGGGCAAGGAGGAGGGGGACGAGGGCTAGAGCGGGCGCGCCGGCGGACaggcgccgtcgcggctagggttggaggcggcggctagggttccggctcctcaaggagccgggcaacagaagattataatatc
The sequence above is a segment of the Triticum dicoccoides isolate Atlit2015 ecotype Zavitan chromosome 1A, WEW_v2.0, whole genome shotgun sequence genome. Coding sequences within it:
- the LOC119270991 gene encoding LIM domain-containing protein PLIM2b-like; the protein is MTFYGTQDKCKACDKTVHFIDLLTADGIPYHKYCFKCSHCKGTLSMCSYSSMDGVLFCKTHFEQLFKETGSFKKNFPTCAKANNEQSKVPNKYGSVFCGTQDKCAACKKTVYPLEKMTLEGEPYHKTCFKCAHGGCILTTASCASLNGILYCQNHFWQLFKETGSYSNLLKPASAKNADEPEAAKEEEQAPEAAEDQESS